The Sphingobium sp. BYY-5 genome contains a region encoding:
- a CDS encoding MFS transporter produces the protein MGVRPQNAHPALVLFALSVGAFAIGTTEFASMSLLPFFARDLHIDAPTAGHAISAYALGVVAGAPVIAAFAARLPRRTLLIGLMAMFAIANALSALSPSYHWMLLFRFLSGLPHGAYFGVAALVAASLVPIEQRTLAIAKVMSGLTVATVLGVPVANWMGQALGWRSGFFVVAALAVATVTLVALYAPRDAGDPKASPMRELTALGKTQVWLTLLTGAIGFGGMFAVYTYVASTMIEVTHVAETYVPLVLIIFGVGLTLGNLAAAWLADRAQNRTVIGVLLWSAVSLALFPIMAGNIWTLGIIVFLIGIGGGLGTPLQARLMDVAGDAQTLAAALHHSAFNVANAIGPWLGGLSIAAGYGLVSTGWIGSALALGGLAIFLLAITLERRQANFAPAAAE, from the coding sequence ATGGGCGTCCGGCCCCAGAACGCGCATCCCGCGCTTGTCCTGTTCGCGCTGTCGGTCGGCGCCTTCGCGATCGGCACGACCGAATTTGCGTCGATGAGCCTGCTGCCTTTCTTCGCGCGCGATCTCCACATCGACGCCCCCACCGCCGGCCACGCCATCAGCGCCTATGCGTTGGGCGTCGTGGCGGGCGCGCCGGTGATCGCCGCCTTTGCCGCGCGACTGCCGCGCCGGACGCTGCTGATCGGGCTGATGGCGATGTTCGCTATCGCCAACGCCCTGTCCGCCCTGTCGCCCAGCTATCACTGGATGCTGCTGTTCCGTTTCCTGTCCGGCTTGCCGCACGGCGCCTATTTCGGCGTCGCCGCGCTGGTCGCCGCCAGCCTGGTGCCGATCGAGCAAAGAACGCTGGCAATCGCCAAGGTCATGTCCGGCCTGACCGTCGCGACCGTGCTGGGCGTGCCGGTGGCCAACTGGATGGGGCAGGCGCTGGGCTGGCGATCGGGCTTCTTCGTGGTTGCCGCGCTGGCGGTGGCGACGGTGACTTTGGTCGCGCTCTACGCCCCGCGCGATGCGGGCGATCCCAAGGCCAGCCCGATGCGTGAACTGACCGCGCTCGGCAAAACGCAGGTCTGGCTGACGCTGCTGACCGGTGCGATCGGCTTTGGCGGCATGTTCGCCGTCTATACCTATGTCGCCTCGACCATGATCGAAGTGACCCATGTGGCCGAAACCTATGTGCCGTTGGTCCTCATCATCTTCGGCGTCGGCCTGACTCTGGGCAATCTGGCCGCGGCCTGGCTGGCCGATCGGGCGCAAAATCGCACCGTCATCGGCGTGCTGCTTTGGAGCGCTGTGTCGCTGGCGTTGTTCCCGATCATGGCCGGCAATATCTGGACCCTCGGCATCATCGTCTTCCTGATCGGCATCGGCGGCGGACTGGGCACGCCGCTCCAGGCGCGCCTGATGGACGTGGCGGGCGATGCCCAGACGCTGGCCGCCGCGCTGCATCACAGCGCGTTCAATGTCGCCAACGCGATCGGCCCGTGGCTGGGCGGCCTGTCGATCGCGGCGGGCTATGGCCTGGTGTCCACCGGCTGGATCGGCAGCGCGCTGGCGCTGGGTGGGTTGGCCATCTTCCTTCTCGCCATCACGCTGGAACGGCGGCAGGCAAACTTCGCCCCGGCCGCGGCCGAATAA
- a CDS encoding EamA family transporter — MTGNDGNRARGAALAGAGAVLLSLCSMNLGAAFAKTLFPLVGAYGIAALRIDLAAILLLLFRRPWRRSIPRDVRWALLAYGATLGLMNLLIYQAFARIPLGIAMAIEVTGPLAIVLFGSRRPRDFLWLAAAVAGLLLLLPLRSDAALDPLGIAFACGAAACWALYIVTGKRVSGALGGDAVAWGMLAAAILVMPVGLTHAGAALFSPWVLMVGIGIALLSSALPYSLEMEALRRLPAPVFGLLLSSAPAIGALAGFIVLGERLTPVQWIAIACIVVASAGSALTAGHKPAIEDAPQ; from the coding sequence ATGACGGGGAATGACGGCAACAGGGCGCGCGGCGCCGCGCTGGCAGGGGCGGGGGCGGTGTTGCTGTCGCTCTGTTCGATGAATTTGGGCGCGGCCTTTGCCAAGACGTTGTTCCCGTTGGTGGGCGCCTATGGCATCGCCGCGCTGCGCATCGATCTGGCGGCGATCCTGCTGCTGCTTTTCCGTCGGCCATGGCGTCGTTCCATCCCCCGCGACGTGCGCTGGGCGCTGCTGGCCTATGGCGCGACGTTGGGCCTCATGAACCTGCTCATCTACCAGGCCTTTGCGCGTATCCCGCTGGGCATCGCCATGGCCATCGAAGTGACCGGGCCGTTGGCGATCGTGTTGTTCGGATCGCGCCGGCCGCGCGATTTCCTCTGGCTCGCGGCAGCGGTCGCGGGACTGCTCCTGCTGCTCCCGCTCAGAAGCGACGCGGCGCTCGATCCATTGGGTATCGCGTTCGCCTGCGGCGCAGCGGCCTGCTGGGCGCTCTATATCGTCACGGGCAAGCGCGTGTCTGGCGCGCTGGGCGGCGATGCCGTCGCCTGGGGGATGCTGGCCGCCGCGATCCTGGTCATGCCGGTGGGCCTGACCCATGCGGGCGCGGCGCTCTTCTCGCCCTGGGTGTTGATGGTCGGCATCGGCATCGCGCTGCTGTCGAGCGCCTTGCCCTATTCGCTGGAGATGGAGGCGCTGCGGCGGCTGCCCGCGCCGGTCTTCGGATTGCTCTTGAGTTCGGCTCCGGCCATCGGTGCGCTGGCGGGCTTCATCGTGCTGGGCGAGCGGTTGACGCCGGTTCAGTGGATCGCGATCGCCTGTATCGTCGTCGCCTCGGCCGGCAGCGCGCTCACCGCCGGGCACAAGCCCGCGATCGAGGATGCGCCTCAGTAA
- a CDS encoding malate synthase G yields the protein MIEKSGLQVATPLADFIEQRALPGTGIAPDAFWTGVADIFARFAPENAALLRKRDTLQAQIDGWHEQRKGQPHDAAAYQAHLRDIGYLVPEPAPFAIGSEHVDDEVARMAGPQLVVPILNARFLLNAANARWGSLYDALYGTDAIPGAPTGKGYDAARGAQVIAWAKAFLDDAIPLANGSWAELSSDDIALADPAQFIGTSGKGRLFRHNGLHIEVVFDRDHPIGATDPAGIADVILESALTTICDLEDSVAAVDAADKVAAYTNWLGLMRGDLTETFEKGGKMMTRALNPDRAYSAPDGSAFTLAGRSLLFVRNVGHLMTTPAIRLPNGEEAPEGILDGIVTSLIALHDLNGRNANSRAGSVYIVKPKMHGPEEAAFTNRLFDGIEDMLGMARHTIKVGVMDEERRTSANLAACIHAVRDRIVFINTGFLDRTGDEMHTSMQAGPMIRKGEMKASDWIAAYEDRNVQIGLACGLSGRAQIGKGMWAAPDRMADMLEQKVGHPKSGATTAWVPSPTAATLHATHYHRIDVFTRQVERAAEGIAPLDKLLTIPVAVGRNFSEEEIAQELDNNAQGILGYVVRWIDQGIGCSKVPDIHDIGLMEDRATLRISAQHMANWLLHGICTGEQIDAALTRMAAKVDAQNAGDPLYQPMSGREGKSLAFQAARALVFEGVAQPSGYTEPLLHAFRAQKKAEVELEIA from the coding sequence ATGATCGAAAAATCCGGCCTTCAGGTCGCCACGCCACTGGCCGATTTCATCGAGCAACGCGCGCTGCCCGGCACCGGCATCGCACCCGATGCCTTCTGGACAGGCGTTGCCGACATCTTCGCGCGCTTCGCACCGGAAAATGCGGCGCTGCTGCGCAAGCGCGACACGTTGCAGGCGCAAATCGACGGCTGGCACGAACAGCGCAAGGGCCAACCGCATGACGCCGCCGCCTATCAGGCCCATCTGCGCGACATCGGCTATCTCGTTCCCGAACCCGCGCCCTTCGCGATCGGCAGTGAGCATGTCGATGATGAAGTCGCCCGCATGGCCGGGCCGCAACTGGTCGTCCCCATCCTCAACGCCCGCTTCCTGCTCAACGCCGCCAATGCGCGCTGGGGCAGCCTCTATGACGCGCTTTACGGCACCGACGCGATCCCCGGCGCGCCCACCGGCAAGGGCTATGACGCCGCGCGCGGCGCGCAGGTTATCGCCTGGGCCAAGGCGTTTCTCGATGATGCCATCCCGCTGGCGAACGGTAGCTGGGCCGAGCTGTCGAGCGACGATATCGCGCTCGCCGACCCCGCGCAATTCATCGGTACGAGCGGGAAGGGCCGCCTGTTCCGCCATAACGGCCTGCATATCGAGGTCGTTTTCGATCGCGATCACCCTATCGGCGCGACCGATCCCGCCGGCATCGCCGACGTCATCCTCGAATCCGCGCTGACCACCATCTGCGACCTGGAGGATTCGGTCGCAGCGGTCGACGCAGCGGACAAGGTTGCCGCCTACACCAACTGGCTGGGCCTGATGCGCGGCGATCTGACCGAAACCTTCGAGAAGGGCGGCAAGATGATGACCCGTGCGCTCAACCCCGACCGCGCCTATAGCGCGCCGGACGGCAGCGCCTTCACCTTGGCCGGTCGCAGCCTGTTGTTCGTCCGCAATGTCGGCCATCTGATGACCACGCCTGCCATCCGCCTCCCCAATGGCGAGGAAGCGCCCGAAGGCATATTGGACGGCATCGTCACCAGCCTGATCGCGCTGCATGACCTCAACGGCCGGAACGCCAACAGCCGCGCGGGCAGCGTCTATATCGTTAAGCCCAAGATGCATGGGCCGGAGGAAGCCGCCTTCACCAACCGCCTGTTCGACGGGATCGAGGACATGCTGGGCATGGCCCGTCATACGATCAAGGTCGGCGTCATGGACGAGGAACGCCGTACGTCCGCCAACCTAGCCGCCTGCATCCACGCCGTCCGCGACCGCATCGTCTTCATCAACACCGGCTTCCTCGACCGCACCGGGGATGAGATGCACACGTCGATGCAGGCCGGTCCCATGATCCGCAAGGGCGAGATGAAGGCGAGTGACTGGATTGCGGCCTATGAGGATCGCAACGTCCAGATTGGCCTTGCCTGCGGCCTGTCGGGCCGGGCGCAGATCGGCAAGGGCATGTGGGCCGCGCCCGATCGCATGGCCGACATGCTGGAGCAGAAGGTCGGCCACCCGAAAAGCGGCGCCACCACCGCCTGGGTTCCATCCCCCACTGCCGCGACGCTGCACGCGACCCATTATCACCGCATCGACGTCTTCACCCGGCAGGTCGAGCGCGCGGCGGAAGGAATAGCGCCGCTGGACAAGCTGCTGACTATCCCGGTCGCGGTCGGCCGCAATTTCTCCGAAGAGGAGATCGCGCAGGAACTGGACAATAATGCGCAGGGCATCCTGGGCTATGTCGTCCGCTGGATCGACCAGGGGATAGGCTGTTCCAAGGTGCCCGACATCCATGACATCGGCCTGATGGAGGATCGCGCGACGCTGCGCATTTCCGCGCAGCATATGGCCAACTGGTTGCTGCACGGCATCTGTACAGGCGAGCAGATCGACGCGGCCCTGACCCGCATGGCCGCCAAGGTCGACGCGCAAAATGCAGGCGATCCGCTCTATCAACCGATGAGCGGGCGGGAAGGGAAGAGCCTCGCTTTCCAGGCCGCCCGCGCGCTGGTGTTCGAAGGCGTCGCGCAACCCAGCGGTTACACCGAGCCGCTCCTCCACGCCTTCCGCGCGCAAAAGAAAGCGGAGGTCGAGTTGGAAATCGCGTAA
- a CDS encoding L,D-transpeptidase family protein, whose product MAGLFKALAKSAGPKLAIGLGLGGAALLAMHWIDRPAGQDSAPAEAAEAKPAPAPAKLTERRSDQPMEIDPRALTVKRVLPIDGPFRHGDYVWDEKGAPATGPVIITIDLKAETLSVFRAGYEIGAAVILYGATDKPSPQGAFPITQKDADHVSNLYDAPMPYAQRLTSDGVFIHGSDVEYGRGTHGCIGVPVEFARKLFGVTKLGDIAVITNGKMLDVSKAQVGG is encoded by the coding sequence ATGGCGGGCTTGTTCAAGGCATTGGCGAAAAGCGCCGGACCCAAGCTGGCGATCGGCCTGGGGCTGGGCGGCGCGGCGCTGCTGGCGATGCACTGGATCGACCGGCCCGCCGGACAGGACAGCGCCCCTGCCGAAGCGGCCGAGGCGAAACCGGCCCCTGCTCCCGCCAAGCTCACCGAACGGCGCAGCGACCAGCCGATGGAAATCGATCCGCGCGCGCTGACGGTGAAGCGGGTGCTGCCGATCGACGGCCCCTTTCGCCATGGCGACTATGTCTGGGACGAGAAGGGCGCACCCGCGACCGGTCCCGTCATCATCACCATCGATCTGAAGGCCGAAACCCTGTCCGTGTTCCGTGCGGGATACGAGATCGGCGCAGCGGTCATCCTCTACGGCGCGACAGACAAGCCGAGTCCGCAGGGCGCCTTCCCGATCACGCAGAAGGACGCCGATCATGTGTCCAACCTCTACGACGCGCCCATGCCTTACGCGCAGCGCCTGACCAGCGATGGCGTCTTCATTCATGGCAGCGACGTCGAATATGGCCGTGGCACCCATGGTTGCATCGGCGTGCCAGTGGAATTTGCGCGCAAGCTGTTCGGCGTCACCAAGCTGGGCGACATCGCGGTCATCACCAACGGCAAGATGCTGGACGTGAGCAAGGCGCAGGTTGGCGGGTAA
- a CDS encoding NADP-dependent malic enzyme: MDDNTRRAALDYHRYPQPGKLRIEPTKRMVNQRDLALAYSPGVAAPCVEIAADPDKAMEYTARGNLVAVISNGTAVLGLGAIGALASKPVMEGKAVLFKKFADIDVFDIEVDTTDPDKFVDAVALLEPTFGGINLEDIKAPECFAIEARLKERMNIPVFHDDQHGTAIVVAAAVRNALVLQGKTLADAKLVTSGAGAAALACVDLLVSMGLPVENVTMTDKDGVIHAGREGMLPNMARYARNTNARTLPDVLPGANLFLGLSAPGVLKPEWLPLMAPNPLIFALANPEPEIRPEAAREVRPDAIIATGRSDYPNQVNNVLCFPYIFRGALDVGATQINEAMKVAAADAIAALARMPAHDSVAQAYGGRKLVFGADYIIPTPFDPRLIGEIAVAVAKAAMDSGVAKKTLDLDEYKRSLTRQATRSGQLMLPVFEAARGSACRIAYGEGEDDRVLRAVRDALDEGIVRPTIVGRRRILEQKLPELGLSLDLDKDVELIDPETDHLVMGELVEAYRAIAARKGVPADEILRHVYRRPTVTAAMLLRTGRVDAALVGGRSEYWGQVEHVLRIIDRVPGHSRVYALSGLILDAGALFITDTHMVPDPTPEQIAEMTLAASAELRHFGLIPRAALLSHSNFGASHTDSARKMRKAFKLVREIAPELAVDGEMHADAALSQALRERLIPDSRFEGPANLLVMPNLDAANITLTALAASSSSPTVGPMLMGLTKPIHVLTPGVTSRGILNLTAIAAAEVAREG, encoded by the coding sequence ATGGACGATAACACCCGCCGCGCCGCCCTCGACTATCACCGCTATCCCCAGCCCGGTAAGCTCCGCATCGAGCCGACCAAGCGCATGGTGAACCAGCGCGATCTGGCGCTGGCCTATTCGCCCGGCGTCGCGGCGCCCTGCGTCGAGATCGCCGCCGATCCCGACAAGGCAATGGAATATACCGCGCGCGGCAACCTGGTCGCCGTCATCTCCAACGGCACCGCCGTACTGGGGCTGGGCGCGATCGGCGCGCTGGCGTCCAAGCCGGTGATGGAGGGCAAGGCCGTCCTCTTCAAGAAATTCGCCGACATCGACGTGTTCGACATCGAAGTCGACACTACCGATCCGGACAAGTTCGTCGATGCCGTCGCCCTGCTGGAGCCGACCTTCGGCGGCATCAACCTGGAAGACATCAAGGCGCCCGAATGCTTCGCGATCGAGGCGCGGCTGAAGGAACGGATGAACATTCCGGTCTTCCATGACGACCAGCATGGCACCGCCATCGTCGTTGCGGCGGCCGTGCGCAACGCGCTGGTGCTGCAGGGCAAGACGCTGGCCGATGCGAAGCTGGTGACGTCGGGCGCAGGCGCGGCGGCGCTGGCCTGCGTCGACCTGCTGGTATCGATGGGCCTGCCGGTCGAAAATGTCACCATGACCGACAAGGACGGCGTCATCCATGCCGGGCGTGAGGGCATGTTGCCCAACATGGCGCGCTATGCCCGCAACACCAATGCCCGCACCCTGCCCGACGTGCTGCCGGGCGCGAACCTGTTCCTGGGGTTGTCGGCGCCGGGCGTGCTGAAGCCCGAATGGCTGCCGCTGATGGCGCCCAATCCGCTGATCTTCGCGCTCGCCAATCCGGAGCCGGAAATCCGCCCGGAGGCTGCGCGCGAAGTGCGCCCCGACGCGATCATCGCCACCGGCCGGTCGGACTATCCCAATCAGGTCAATAACGTCCTGTGCTTCCCCTATATCTTCCGCGGCGCGCTGGACGTCGGCGCGACGCAGATCAACGAAGCGATGAAGGTGGCGGCCGCCGACGCCATCGCCGCCCTCGCCCGGATGCCCGCGCATGACAGCGTCGCCCAGGCCTATGGCGGGCGCAAGCTGGTGTTCGGCGCGGACTATATCATCCCCACCCCGTTCGATCCGCGCCTGATCGGCGAGATCGCCGTCGCCGTCGCCAAGGCGGCGATGGACAGCGGCGTGGCGAAGAAGACGCTGGACCTGGACGAATATAAGCGCAGCCTGACCCGCCAGGCGACCCGTTCCGGCCAGTTGATGCTGCCGGTGTTCGAGGCCGCCAGGGGCAGCGCCTGCCGCATCGCCTATGGCGAGGGTGAGGATGACCGCGTGTTACGCGCTGTTCGCGACGCGCTGGACGAAGGGATTGTGCGGCCGACGATCGTCGGCCGCCGCCGCATCCTGGAACAGAAGCTGCCCGAACTGGGCCTTAGCCTAGACCTCGACAAGGATGTCGAGCTGATCGATCCCGAAACCGACCATCTGGTGATGGGCGAACTGGTGGAAGCCTATCGCGCCATCGCCGCGCGCAAGGGCGTGCCAGCGGACGAGATATTGCGCCATGTCTATCGCCGCCCCACCGTGACCGCCGCCATGCTGCTGCGCACCGGCCGGGTCGACGCCGCGCTGGTCGGCGGCCGCTCCGAATATTGGGGGCAGGTCGAACATGTGCTGCGCATCATCGACCGGGTGCCGGGCCATAGCCGCGTCTACGCGCTGTCAGGCCTGATCCTGGACGCGGGCGCTTTGTTCATCACCGACACCCATATGGTGCCGGACCCCACGCCCGAACAGATCGCCGAAATGACACTGGCGGCGTCGGCCGAACTCCGGCATTTCGGCCTGATCCCGCGCGCGGCTTTACTGTCCCACTCCAATTTCGGCGCGTCGCACACCGACAGTGCGCGCAAGATGCGCAAGGCGTTCAAGCTGGTGCGCGAGATTGCGCCCGAACTGGCGGTGGACGGCGAAATGCACGCCGACGCAGCGCTCAGCCAGGCCTTGCGCGAACGGCTGATCCCCGATTCGCGGTTCGAGGGGCCGGCCAACCTGCTGGTCATGCCCAATCTGGACGCGGCCAACATCACGCTGACGGCGCTCGCCGCTTCGTCCAGTTCGCCGACGGTCGGGCCGATGCTGATGGGCCTGACCAAGCCGATCCATGTGCTGACGCCCGGCGTCACGTCGCGCGGCATCCTGAACCTGACCGCCATCGCCGCGGCGGAAGTGGCGCGCGAAGGCTGA
- a CDS encoding LysR family transcriptional regulator, producing MMDPDHELFVRVVDEGGLAAAGRRMHVSPAMMSKRLARLEERLGAKLIHRTTRRLALTPAGERLHADLRGILAALDEAERRVSGASAVASGSLRVTAPTSFGRMHLAPYLQRFLDAHPRVELSVDLSDDFADLIDSRADLAIRITADPGPGLTARRLATNRRILCAAPAYLERFGTAERIADLKAHRLLAAEGQMPWRLVGPKGPVTVEGRSHVRTNSSELVRELALAGGGIALRSLWDISEALVRGDLRQIMPAYEGSADVGLFAVQLPQANPPRSISAFVDFLAGLYVPTPPWERTGLL from the coding sequence ATGATGGACCCCGACCATGAACTGTTCGTGCGCGTCGTGGATGAAGGCGGGCTGGCGGCGGCGGGGCGGCGGATGCATGTTTCGCCCGCCATGATGTCCAAACGACTGGCGCGGCTGGAGGAACGGCTGGGCGCGAAGCTGATCCATCGCACCACGCGGCGGCTGGCGCTGACACCGGCGGGCGAGCGGCTCCACGCCGACCTGCGCGGCATATTGGCGGCGCTGGACGAGGCGGAACGGCGTGTGTCGGGCGCGTCGGCGGTGGCGTCCGGATCGTTGCGCGTCACTGCGCCGACTTCCTTCGGGCGGATGCACCTTGCGCCCTATCTCCAGCGCTTCCTGGATGCGCACCCCAGGGTGGAACTGAGCGTCGACCTGTCCGACGATTTCGCCGACCTGATCGACAGCCGCGCGGACCTGGCCATCCGCATCACCGCCGATCCGGGGCCGGGCCTGACTGCACGGCGGCTGGCGACCAACCGGCGCATCCTCTGCGCCGCGCCCGCCTATCTGGAGCGGTTCGGCACAGCCGAACGCATCGCCGACCTCAAGGCGCACCGGCTGCTCGCTGCGGAGGGACAAATGCCCTGGCGGCTGGTCGGTCCCAAGGGGCCGGTCACGGTCGAGGGGCGCAGCCATGTACGCACCAACAGCAGCGAACTGGTGCGCGAACTGGCGCTGGCGGGCGGCGGCATTGCGTTGCGATCACTCTGGGACATCAGCGAGGCGCTGGTGCGCGGCGATCTGCGCCAGATAATGCCAGCCTATGAGGGGTCCGCCGATGTCGGCCTGTTCGCGGTGCAACTGCCGCAGGCCAATCCGCCGCGCAGCATCAGCGCCTTCGTCGATTTCCTCGCCGGGCTTTACGTGCCGACGCCCCCATGGGAACGCACTGGCTTGCTCTAG
- a CDS encoding class I SAM-dependent methyltransferase — protein MSTDRDTVRSYDAVAAEYAAEAAAMPEWVAIEIDAFATELGGSGRVLEIGSGGGRDALELEKRGMSVRRTDIAKGFVELLRESGYEADLLDPLTEDLADPLHPGTPYDGIWACACLIHIAREDFSTVLGRLAEATRTGGQLHASVREGDGEKMSTHGSAVAPRRYVETYWRESALLSALTDTGWTVSEVRRCIGKPDDRWLSVRASRT, from the coding sequence ATGAGCACTGACCGGGATACGGTGCGGTCCTATGATGCGGTCGCGGCGGAATATGCTGCCGAGGCTGCGGCGATGCCCGAATGGGTCGCGATAGAGATCGATGCGTTCGCAACCGAGCTGGGTGGCTCTGGCAGGGTGCTGGAGATCGGAAGCGGTGGCGGGCGAGATGCACTTGAGCTTGAGAAGCGAGGAATGAGTGTCCGGCGCACCGACATTGCGAAGGGTTTCGTCGAACTGCTTCGCGAGAGTGGTTACGAGGCCGACCTGTTGGACCCGCTGACCGAAGACCTGGCCGACCCGCTGCATCCCGGCACGCCGTACGACGGGATCTGGGCCTGCGCCTGCCTGATTCACATCGCGCGCGAGGATTTCAGCACGGTGCTTGGACGGCTTGCCGAGGCGACCCGGACCGGCGGCCAACTGCACGCCTCGGTTAGAGAAGGCGATGGCGAGAAGATGTCCACGCACGGCAGCGCTGTAGCGCCTCGGCGCTACGTCGAGACGTACTGGCGCGAATCTGCCCTGTTGTCCGCACTCACAGACACCGGCTGGACCGTCAGCGAAGTACGTCGGTGCATCGGAAAGCCCGACGATCGGTGGCTGAGCGTTCGGGCTAGCCGGACATGA